From a region of the Pseudoxanthomonas sp. X-1 genome:
- a CDS encoding DUF6172 family protein: MRKTYHLDIEGRHPERLLEAAKHDIRKYLKRERRKPLPAGADIWDFDVRFGQDEASAQPLPLTELIRTIDQHVATGAVQFYVELLRKPGNRNARPRGRDGAAATDAGEDLHDGD; this comes from the coding sequence ATGCGCAAGACCTATCACCTGGATATCGAAGGCCGGCATCCCGAGCGCCTGCTGGAGGCGGCCAAGCACGACATCCGCAAGTACCTCAAGCGCGAGCGTCGCAAGCCGTTGCCGGCCGGCGCGGACATCTGGGATTTCGACGTGCGCTTCGGCCAGGACGAGGCCAGCGCGCAGCCGCTGCCGCTGACCGAGCTCATCCGCACCATCGACCAGCATGTCGCCACCGGCGCGGTGCAGTTCTATGTCGAGCTGCTGCGCAAGCCGGGCAACCGCAATGCACGGCCGCGCGGGCGCGACGGTGCGGCTGCCACGGATGCGGGCGAGGATCTGCACGACGGCGACTGA